Part of the Zea mays cultivar B73 chromosome 4, Zm-B73-REFERENCE-NAM-5.0, whole genome shotgun sequence genome is shown below.
CGAGAATTGGTGATTCTTATATTGTGCTTATGAGCAACGATCTTGAATTCGTCGGGGGTGGCTGCCGTgctttgctgctgctgctgttgttggaAAAATATATAATGTGATTGTAGTTGGGGATATCATAGATGTCGTGGCACGGCATCGGCCATGACAAACTGGACGTGCTTTCCACTCTTctctttcctttcttgtgctgtcATGTCTTGTCCTGGCTTAGTTTTGATTTGATTAATAAATCTGTTTGTGCATGAAGCAGCAGCCTCGCCGACAGCTGATGGGCGACGCAGGATCCGATGCCTTCGGAGGTGAACCGGCAGCTGCTGTGGAGGAGGGGGAGGGCCAAGGCCAGGAGGTGCCTGTTGCTGCTGCTCGCCGTGCCTGCCTTGGCCACCGTCGCCCTCGCTGCATTCGGCCGCTTCCGGAACATGTGTAAGCCTAAGCCCGCATGCATGGATCATCATATTCATCCTGCTGGCTGCTGCTTCATTCATTGCATGGTCATGGATCTGCAGTGGATCGCCGGGATCAGCAGCAGCTGGAGCGGCTCCGAGCAGAAAGGAAGGCTAAGATTGGCAGCTTTAGGGGAAGCCACCACAACTTGCAGAGGCTCGTCCAGGTAGGTAAATTCTCCAATGGAAGCCAGCAAGCAGCACTGCACAGCCACGAACAAGAGGGAAAAAATGGCATCTTGATTGATTAAATTGCAATGCAGAAATATGGTCCTGATGCTGCAGCCGGTGTTGACAGCAGAACGGAAAAGCTCAAGAGGACGCACTCGCGGTTGAGCTTCCACGTGGGAGAGGGAGACGAATGAACGTCCAAAGTCTTATACGCACACTTGTTTGTTTGTTTCTTTTGGATGAGATCTGCATCTTAAATTAATGGGATGGGTAACTGTGGATGTGGATGGTTTACCATTCAGTCATATGTATGCTTAGTTACCATGGTTATTAAAGCGGTAAAACGTTAAAACGTTATGAACCAACTTTTTAACTTTTAAATGTTTAAACAAATGTTGAAACGTCTTTTTAGACTTGACATAGAAATTCAAATATAGAATAAGTTCACACATAAGCCTTCGTGACTGATCTTTGAGCTGGTCTTTCGAAGTGGCCGTAGAGGTGAGGCGCAGCGCAGAGGCCGACGGtctacgacgtagtgggaagtggCAGATGCAGAGGTGATTCACTGTGAGGGGCAGCGAATGGATCTGGGCCGTCGAGGGCAGCGACAACAAGTGGATGCGGTGGCTTACTGGAGCTTGGCCGGGCAAGTGGATGCATCGGCAGCAAGTGGGCACTGGATAGTGGCACGGCGGCGCACTAGCTTGTGGGGGGACTAATGGAGGGAAGatggaggagggaggaggggggccaGCGGCGTACCTA
Proteins encoded:
- the LOC103654089 gene encoding uncharacterized protein At2g24330 isoform X1 encodes the protein MPSEVNRQLLWRRGRAKARRCLLLLLAVPALATVALAAFGRFRNMLDRRDQQQLERLRAERKAKIGSFRGSHHNLQRLVQKYGPDAAAGVDSRTEKLKRTHSRLSFHVGEGDE
- the LOC103654089 gene encoding uncharacterized protein isoform X2, with product MPSEVNRQLLWRRGRAKARRCLLLLLAVPALATVALAAFGRFRNMLDRRDQQQLERLRAERKAKIGSFRGSHHNLQRLVQVEIWS